catgtttgtttgtttaagtttggggagatttatttattttgaatgcaatACCACACCTCCTCAGTTCCTGAATATAATTCCCTTAGGCCTGCACAGACATCTATAAAACAAGacccagctccttctgcacaataaaactgaatatttaaGAAGACTCTACCACATTCAAATTTTGGTTCAGAGTCTTATCAGATTACAAAGTTCCCAAGTATTTTGGTTTGGGCCTATTTTGCCAAATGTGGAGAAGGGATCCATAGCCCAGCTTGTCTTCTAGATTTAAGATAGCACCTGAAGTGTTGGCCATCAGAAAATTCTCTTCTGGAACTGGAATACAGCAAGGTTTGTCTGTAACTCACTGACTGATCATAAATGTGGTCTCATAAATGAGGAGGCTAATTTCATAATTGTTAATTGTATGAATAAGTGCATTGCATATTCGGTGCACAAACACTACAGCATCCTGAAGGGCACAGTCCCAGCTGGGCAAGGGAGCTACATACCCTAGTTTTGCTGATGGCATATGAATTCAACACAAACACGGGCTTGATGGAACAGCAGGCATAAATCTTCATCGTTAACTGCATTTCAtgacttatttatttcaggGAGCGAGTTCTCAGGGAACCCCTACAGCCACCCGCAGTACACAACCTACAATGAGGCCTGGCGATTCAGCAACCCTGCATTACTAAGTGAGTACCTCTTTCCCACCGCACACCCCCAGTTTCGCGCTCCTTCTGTttgtctctttgttttcttttctttgtttgtttgtttctgaagaggGCTTTCAAGTATCTGGCCAGATGAAGGGCCGTCTTCCTCACTCTCCAGTCCAGTATCTGGATGGGTATATATAGCTCCCATGTATTTTGTGACTGTCCTGAAGCCAATTCCTCTTTCAAGAGATGGTTCAAAATTCCAGCTTGCTTGTgtcttctccatgggctgcatcCACAGTTTATTCCAAATCAGACCAGAAGCTAGCTTCAAGTTCTGCTACTCTCACCGTCTGCAATCAGCATCCATTCAAGATCTGTCCAAAAAACCCAGAAGAGGTTTTACTCCTCTCCCAAGCTAACCCCAGAGTCAATGACTGGGGACCTGGAAATCCAATGGAAGTTCTTCTTATAGGACCAGTTGGAGCAATGTCAGGAATGGGAGACAGCCTGCAGCAATGTGTTTGCAATTGCCAGTCGTTTCCTTGTAGGAATATATCCATCTCCAGCGACTCTAGTATGCCCAGAAAAAGTCAGGGTGTTTTTCCGAGGGGAAAAAACTTCCCATAAGACTCTATCTTCTAACACAACACCTCTTTGCAAGAGAACAGGAAGATATTTattataagtaaaataaatcagctgtGATTATTAACTACGTATTTACTGAGGTTTAACAACTAGGTAATAGATGCACATTTTATTCCAGTGTTGTTAAACCTCTGTAAATGTGGTCTTAATAATCAATCACTATTTAACACACATTCAATAACCACCTAGAGAGCTTTAATTCCAAATGTGACCAAAATCCCAAGCAATAAACGATGtaattctgtttccttcttcccctcctgtttTAAGAGCAACCCACTGTACTTTATCAGATACACTCAGAACACGTGGCCCTGGCAACTCCCTGGTGGCCTTGGTCAGGTGTGGGATATTTCCGCTCAGTGCTCATGTGCTTCCCTCTCAGCTCCTCACTGGTGGTCTGAAGGAGCAAGAGGACCTCCCCACAGAGGGGCTTCAGACCCAGAGGCCATGGTAATCTCTCTTCTCCGAGACGTGGCCCTTGGCTGGCCTGCACCAACCGCCTCCCACTAACCCCAGCAACAGCTGAGTCCCCAGgtttcttcttttgcttcccttccttttcttcgtttcctttactttttcctttcttctgtttttttagtTCTCCTTTGTTTCTTATTCTTCGTttgattgttttgctttttattttattttatttttttttcactgtttgtcCTTTCAACCAGTCCATTCTTCTCCTGTGTTAACTTTCAGGTTCCCCTTATTATTATAGTGCCACATCCCGGGGCTCCGCACCTCCCACTGCTGCCGCTGCCTATGACCGCCACTAGTTACCA
The Oxyura jamaicensis isolate SHBP4307 breed ruddy duck chromosome 6 unlocalized genomic scaffold, BPBGC_Ojam_1.0 oxy6_random_OJ106535, whole genome shotgun sequence DNA segment above includes these coding regions:
- the LOC118157501 gene encoding paired box protein Pax-2a-like, giving the protein MASTTLPGYPPHVPPTGQGSYPTSTLAGMVPGSEFSGNPYSHPQYTTYNEAWRFSNPALLMPHPGAPHLPLLPLPMTATSYHGNHMKLQGDSLGLHIVPV